Proteins encoded in a region of the Nicotiana tomentosiformis chromosome 9, ASM39032v3, whole genome shotgun sequence genome:
- the LOC138899251 gene encoding uncharacterized protein, with the protein MDKEYEPPKIYFPDEEVMRVDEVDHNEKPGWKLFFDGAANMKGVGIGAVLISETGRHYPVMAQLRFYCTNNMAEYEACIPGLRSVEFRHITKIHNEIADALATLASMLHHPDKAYVDPLYIQVRDQHAYCNVVEEELDGEPWFHDIKEYIKSYIRYIPHVIKREPLDIWLVDSS; encoded by the exons ATGGATAAAGAATATGAGCCACCGAAGatttattttcctgatgaagaagtgatgCGTGTTGATGAGGTTGATCATAATGAAAAGCCAGGTTGGAAACttttctttgatggagctgctaacatgaaaggtgtcggaataggagctgtactcatttctgaaacaGGGCGTCACTACCCTGTGATGGCCCAACTTCGATTTTATTGCACCAACAACATGGCCGAGTACGAAGCATGCATTCCGGGTTTGAG GTCAGTTGAATTCAGACATATTACCAAGATTCATAATGAGATTGCCGATGCCTTGGCTACTCTGGCGTCAATGTTACACCATCCGGATAAAGCTTACGTCGACCCTCTGTATATTCAAGTCCGTGATCAGCATGCCTATTGCAACGTGGTTGAAGAAGAACTTGATGGTGAAccttggttccatgatatcaaagaATACATCAAGTCGTATATCCGGTACATACCACATgtgatcaaaagagaaccattagACATATGGCTAGTGGATTCTTCTTAA